The following DNA comes from Nitrospirota bacterium.
GCTGTTTTACCCATAAGTCTTTCGATGAAACGGAAGACCGCGGCTGTAATTGAAGGCGAGGCTGAGTTTCCGCTGCCTGTAGATAAAGAGAAATTCCTCTCCGCAATTGCAGCGTGTCTTAATATTTCGCAACGCAGGATCTGCCAGATCATTATTACGATCGTGGCCTCTGCCAGCAATCTTCAGTACTCCGGCATATCGATGGATTTCAGTGAAACAGGTATGGGATTTGAAAGCAGGGCTGATTTTTCGATCGGACAGGGTATCAAGACATCCTTCGTGAATCCCGGAACAAAGATCAGGCTCTTGCTGCAGGGAGAGGTGGCAAGAAAGGTGCCCACGACATCGGCAGACAGATTTCTGTACGGCATCCGCTTCGTGGATATGCAGAAGCAGGAGGCCGAGGAACTGCGAAGGTTTATTGCGGGCAAGAAAGATTAGTTCTGCCTGTCCTTTATTCGCGACAGAAGATATTGTTCCATATTGTTTTGAACTGGTCGAACGTGCCTGCTTCAATCGAGGTCCGCATTTTCCTGAAAAAGTCCTGGTAAAAGTAGAGATTGTGAAGCGTGTTCAGCCGCATCGAGAGGATCTCCCGCGCAAGGAACAGATGCCGAAGATATGCCTTTGAATAGTTCCTGCAGGTGTAGCAGCTGCAGTCCGGGTCAAGGGGGCCTTGATCGAATTTGAACTCCTGGCGCTTAATGCTAATCCTGCCCCTGCTGGTAAAAAGCGTTCCGTTCCTGGCATTCCGCGTAGGCATTATGCAGTCGAACATGTCAAAGCCGGCATCGACTGCTGCAAGCATGTCAACAAAGTCGCCTATTCCCATAAGGTAACGAGGTTTGTCTTGCGGGAGCAGGGGGGCATTGAAATGAATGATCTCATGCATCTCTTCTTTGGGTTCCCCGACACTGACCCCGCC
Coding sequences within:
- a CDS encoding PilZ domain-containing protein, whose translation is MKYFHLIETTPNGLKTVKTLFEAMNADCRVFNSVEDALGSGKMPDMVILLAQREEEGYRKDVRMLSLNSSYGKVPRVAVLPISLSMKRKTAAVIEGEAEFPLPVDKEKFLSAIAACLNISQRRICQIIITIVASASNLQYSGISMDFSETGMGFESRADFSIGQGIKTSFVNPGTKIRLLLQGEVARKVPTTSADRFLYGIRFVDMQKQEAEELRRFIAGKKD